A genomic region of Leptotrichia hofstadii contains the following coding sequences:
- the trpD gene encoding anthranilate phosphoribosyltransferase translates to MILMIDNYDSFVFNVEQYLKEMTDDEVITVRNDAITIDDIKKINPSKIIFSPGPKHPKDSGICLEILNNTDELGNIPILGICLGHQAIGMNFGGEIKRLENPLHGKTSEITVLSENSVLFKNLPKKFKVMRYHSLYVDNIPEDLEVTAKSEDGVAMAVEHKSKNIFGIQFHPESIFTEYGKNMIRNFLNIEVSETLQNDENSKNTNEKGNFIDMNKYLKKLQENIALTDTDFRQICKIIDSKNYDIVQLGALLVLISEKSLYPESLTAFVKNILEYSTTFEDDSDMIDVCGTGGDGFKTINISTAVAFIIGAMGVNVAKHGNRAISSKSGSSDVLDKLGVPLENSLANQIEKLHVKNLAFFHAPFFHKLVGEVREVRSRLGIRTVFNILGPLLHPNTKLKYQLVGLYHEPVHRLYAETLQLLGRKHALAVRGNDGLDEITICDDTKIIEVKGEQILEYTVSPESFSFKRAFHSEIEGGTPEENAEILVKILKGEEKSAKFDIVVLNAMFALYTADVVDHPAKAKDMVLEVIESGKVYEFYKDYVKITK, encoded by the coding sequence ATGATTTTGATGATTGACAATTATGATTCGTTTGTATTTAATGTTGAGCAATATTTGAAGGAAATGACTGATGATGAAGTTATTACTGTTAGAAATGACGCAATTACAATTGATGATATAAAAAAAATAAATCCTAGCAAAATAATTTTTTCTCCAGGTCCAAAACATCCAAAGGACAGCGGAATTTGCCTAGAAATTTTAAATAATACTGATGAACTGGGGAATATTCCAATTTTAGGAATTTGTCTTGGCCATCAGGCAATTGGAATGAATTTTGGCGGGGAAATAAAAAGGCTTGAAAATCCATTACATGGTAAAACTTCAGAAATTACAGTTTTATCCGAGAATTCTGTATTATTTAAAAACTTGCCAAAAAAATTTAAAGTTATGAGATATCATTCGCTTTATGTTGACAATATTCCAGAAGATCTTGAAGTTACGGCAAAGTCTGAGGATGGGGTTGCGATGGCTGTGGAACACAAAAGTAAAAATATTTTTGGAATACAGTTCCATCCAGAATCAATTTTTACTGAATATGGAAAAAATATGATACGAAACTTCTTGAATATTGAAGTTTCAGAAACTTTGCAAAATGATGAAAATTCTAAAAATACTAACGAGAAAGGAAACTTTATAGATATGAATAAATATTTAAAAAAATTACAGGAAAATATTGCATTGACAGATACTGATTTTCGTCAAATCTGTAAAATTATTGACAGTAAAAATTATGACATTGTACAGCTTGGAGCTTTGCTTGTACTAATTTCGGAAAAAAGCCTTTATCCTGAATCGCTTACAGCATTTGTAAAAAATATTCTGGAATACAGCACAACCTTTGAAGATGATTCTGATATGATTGATGTTTGCGGGACTGGTGGCGATGGATTCAAGACAATAAATATTTCTACGGCAGTTGCATTTATTATAGGAGCAATGGGGGTAAATGTGGCAAAACATGGGAACCGAGCAATCTCGAGTAAAAGCGGAAGCAGTGATGTGCTTGACAAACTAGGAGTACCGCTTGAAAATTCGCTTGCAAATCAAATTGAAAAACTGCACGTAAAAAACCTTGCTTTCTTTCATGCCCCATTCTTCCACAAATTAGTTGGAGAAGTGCGAGAAGTTAGAAGCCGTCTTGGAATCAGAACCGTATTTAATATTTTAGGTCCACTGCTTCATCCAAACACAAAATTAAAATACCAATTGGTTGGACTTTACCACGAGCCTGTACACAGATTATACGCTGAAACATTACAATTACTGGGAAGAAAACATGCATTAGCTGTTCGTGGAAATGATGGGCTTGATGAAATAACAATTTGTGATGACACTAAAATTATTGAAGTAAAAGGTGAACAAATTCTCGAATATACAGTATCTCCTGAAAGTTTTAGCTTTAAGCGGGCTTTCCATTCTGAAATTGAAGGCGGAACTCCAGAGGAAAATGCTGAAATTTTGGTAAAAATCTTAAAAGGTGAAGAAAAATCAGCAAAATTTGATATTGTCGTATTAAATGCAATGTTCGCACTTTATACTGCTGATGTAGTAGATCACCCTGCGAAAGCAAAGGATATGGTTTTGGAGGTGATTGAGAGTGGGAAGGTTTATGAGTTTTATAAAGATTATGTGAAAATCACAAAATAA